ATGCCGGATTTTCCGGAACGATCCGGCGCTGGCCAGCGTGCCGATCATTCTGGCTTCTTCCTTGAGCTTGCCGCCTGCCGACAGTCCTGATTTACACAATCTGTTCCTACAGAAACCTGTCGATGCCGTCGCATTGTTGACTGCGGTATCCGCGCTTGCGGTTGTAGTTGTAGCAACTGACATGTCGCAGGCAGATGGAAAGCTTGATGAGGAACTTCTCTGGCGCCCGCAATAATCAATCAAACGCGGCGTTCAAGATCCGACTCCAGCGTATGACGACCCACCGAACAAACACATAGGTGAGCGGTTTTGAGCAATGCCTCGGTGGTCGCCAGCCGACGCACGTACTCCGACCGGCCCTGGGCGTACCGCACGATTGCGACAAAATGGCAGACCCCGCCAGCACGAAGAGATGCCAGATTGAATGGGAGAACTTCAACCGACTATCCATCAGGGAAAAAGCGACTCCACCGGCAAGCACCGTTCACCCCATCGCGAGGTAAAACCCCGTCAACAGAAGCGGATGCGCAATCTTGCCAAAGGCCTGTAATGCGATGCCGGCTGCTGCCAGGTCCACGCAACGCGACCACGAACACGTAGACCACTGACGTTGTCGACACGTTCAAGGGTTAAGTCACCCGAGCGGGCCA
This region of Paraburkholderia terrae genomic DNA includes:
- a CDS encoding response regulator, with product MTRRAPVPIGQAARRPDLLLTDWDMPVIDGIELCRIFRNDPALASVPIILASSLSLPPADSPDLHNLFLQKPVDAVALLTAVSALAVVVVATDMSQADGKLDEELLWRPQ